Proteins found in one Balneola sp. genomic segment:
- a CDS encoding nucleoside hydrolase: protein MKKYLSLILIGILSVPNVAAQSKIIFDTDFGGDADDLGALAMIHNLQSHGETELLAVMCWSTEEYAVSGIDAVNTFYGRPHIPIGVRKDGKFHEPWNHSKPITEVLPFNESYDSATEAVALYRKLLSDADENSITIITVGPLANIKNLLESEPDSNSPLSGKELINQKVSEFVIMGGQYPEGEWEWNFNGNMEGVTRFVIENLKEVPVTFLGYEVGLVIKTGEVFNELETSHPLYIGYKHFSEFAPWIKENYKGRILDNSSYDQTAILYAVRNGLGDYWDRVDNGFNKADDEGGNIWVEGEKTNHSYLTLLKDPEEMATIIESLMLGNLE, encoded by the coding sequence ATGAAAAAGTATCTATCTCTAATTCTTATTGGAATACTATCAGTCCCAAATGTAGCAGCTCAATCAAAAATCATTTTTGACACCGATTTCGGTGGCGATGCTGACGATCTGGGAGCATTAGCAATGATCCATAATCTACAAAGCCATGGGGAGACAGAGTTACTGGCTGTGATGTGCTGGAGTACCGAAGAATATGCGGTTTCAGGAATTGATGCCGTTAATACTTTTTATGGCAGACCACATATTCCAATCGGAGTTAGAAAGGATGGAAAATTTCACGAACCCTGGAATCATTCAAAACCAATCACAGAGGTACTGCCATTCAATGAAAGTTATGATTCCGCTACTGAAGCAGTCGCCCTTTATAGAAAGCTACTTTCTGACGCGGATGAAAATAGTATCACTATAATCACAGTGGGTCCACTGGCTAATATCAAAAACCTGTTGGAATCAGAGCCAGATTCAAATTCTCCGTTAAGCGGAAAAGAATTGATAAATCAAAAGGTGTCTGAGTTTGTGATTATGGGAGGACAGTATCCCGAAGGAGAGTGGGAATGGAATTTCAATGGCAATATGGAAGGGGTAACCAGATTTGTAATAGAAAATTTGAAAGAAGTACCCGTTACATTTTTGGGGTACGAAGTCGGTTTAGTAATAAAAACCGGAGAAGTTTTTAATGAACTTGAGACATCTCATCCCCTGTACATCGGATATAAACACTTTAGTGAGTTTGCTCCCTGGATAAAAGAGAATTATAAGGGCAGAATTCTGGACAACTCAAGCTATGACCAAACAGCAATACTATATGCTGTTAGAAACGGACTCGGCGACTATTGGGATCGAGTTGACAATGGATTCAACAAAGCAGACGATGAAGGAGGAAATATTTGGGTAGAAGGAGAGAAAACCAATCACTCCTACTTAACCCTTCTCAAAGACCCGGAGGAAATGGCCACTATTATTGAAAGTTTGATGCTCGGTAATTTAGAATAA